One window of Sphingobacteriales bacterium genomic DNA carries:
- a CDS encoding proprotein convertase P-domain-containing protein — protein sequence MNTLKLYTSLTLLVVCLLVSSFVASAQNIPGYESEPNGTVATANPLSGNPVKIRGYIFPNGDLDYFSFTANAGDRVHAATMTSFSSNGSTDSQLELFASDGTTSIEFDDDSGSFGGLSSAIAGATIPASGTYYLRVKHFSAANQLRPYELYLNVVSGAATAETEPNDATPQVLAANGWMSGSTSSTTDIDLYSISLNAGETVYLSLDNDPERDNVEWNMQLGLGQFGTPPLFLVVNDAGQTGPDAEAMFFTVKDAGTYAILVNLPTGGTTFGTYHLSVAVFPATPGYVNYPASVGLPLAIPTGPGLVTSTLTIPDNKLIKDLKVRLDITHTLMADVDVVLQSPNGNLVKLFDDIGAATQPNLNFALSDFNAIPAGLYTVVSGMGFMPENNSWLDYFGGMNVQGTWTLYVYDDLASNGGTLNGWSLDVLEEPVPTLPPVVFSTDFEANNGGFTSSGAANEWEWGTPAFAPITTANSGVNCWKTDLDNTYNVSANALLESPDIDLTNNAAPIYVSWAMKHQIETATFDYAVITIEEVGGTLMTQTLYQWYGATQTSSVGNPATALALSSGWGTFYVDISAFAGKVIRFKVRLVSDTTLNFTGIAVDDVAVYATPAITPCSQTPVTASFTNNTPVPIPTVIAQVSSTITVAGAPSVLTDLNLTTFITHTFCGDIDMTLTSPNGTIVTITTDNGGGNDNVFNGTIWDDDADPGNTAPFATATNAAFNWVVDNTYTNLVPEPTLVPEEAMAAFIGQDPNGVWTLTLNDDAGADGGSINSWTLDITGVALPYFQDLNNFTNNTPQAIPTGPGVITSTINVAGVGTSLTDINMTTFLTHTSCADLDITLTSPAGTVMTLTSDNGGTLDNVFNGTVWDDSADPGGLSSLATPNTSSNIVTDRTYTNLVTAPTLVPEEAFGAFYGEDPNGIWTLTVSDDLAANGGSLDSWTLHLYTCSNTPTCLPPTGLVASLVTPTSATIGWNCVGCVGTFILEYGPTGFTPGTGLTAGVGGTVINPATSPQLITGLTASTAYQVYVRQNCSGTITANSAPTSFTTLMVNDLCVDAIPITCGTPVSATTVGATIDAVGTCTTTLGTAPGIWYSLPGFNGDVVLSLCGSGYDTKIGVFTGTCGALTCVVGNDDFCGLQSQVSFTASAGNTYYILITGFSTATGTFTLNSTCTTCSTPTGVTVSPVTATTAQVNWTCVGCTGTFIVEYGPAASFTTPGTGAAAGVGGTVVVSAGSPALLVGLTAGTQYRVFVRQDCSGSFSNNTTGVLFSTPPANDNVCSAIPLVLGVNPPYTNVGATTELGEPVPPSIACNVQNGWCAGQTVSHSVWFTLVGPPSGKVTISSTGYDNQLALYAAASCAAVTSGGTTLLAANDDFNGLAASLNNVCVTPGVTYYVQMDGWNTSTGTATITVTEIPNTPPSIAGCPSNIVTCANTATWTPPTASDPDGCGTPTLTSTHTPGSVFPNGITTVTYTATDHAGATTTCTFTVNVAKITVTFNVTNVSCFGGNNGSATALPVGGTGHTYIWSNGTTGATASGLTAGAYFVTITNVQGCSLVSLVNITQPPALNCNATSTNVACNGEATGTASATASGGVAPYAYNWSNGATSANITGLVAGTYTVSVTDANGCLCTKTVTITEPPALQVVSEEIIVDGSGGTFYSVYQIIVAGGNLPYDLSFTVTGGFASYTIIYSLVDTDNNGSADSPGATIDVTYQATAVWTLTLDDALGCGETLVFTNAPGSPILSITSALITADNGTSNGAIALTVVGGTPACPGYSYTWSGPANWLGVPPNSPNLSGLPSGWYIVLVTDCSGEETYGWFWVPKESRGRGKLADGEAITAYPNPVNEFTTIEFSMMQTANAKVAVHSVDGKQVAQLFNGVAEAGELYTLSLDAKHLPNGLYMVTLTGDNGVVQQLKLSVLH from the coding sequence ATGAACACACTTAAACTTTACACTTCACTGACCTTATTGGTAGTCTGTTTATTAGTGAGTAGTTTTGTTGCATCTGCACAAAACATTCCGGGCTATGAATCAGAACCGAATGGCACTGTTGCAACTGCTAACCCTTTAAGCGGAAACCCGGTTAAAATCAGGGGATACATATTCCCTAATGGCGACTTAGATTATTTTTCTTTTACGGCCAACGCCGGTGATCGTGTACATGCCGCAACGATGACTTCCTTTTCATCAAATGGCAGCACCGACAGTCAGTTGGAATTGTTTGCTTCCGATGGCACAACCTCTATTGAGTTTGACGACGACAGCGGCTCTTTTGGCGGATTATCAAGTGCTATAGCCGGTGCTACCATTCCTGCAAGCGGCACATACTATTTGCGGGTGAAACACTTTTCGGCTGCAAACCAATTGCGCCCTTATGAACTGTACCTGAACGTAGTCAGCGGCGCTGCTACCGCAGAAACCGAACCAAATGATGCCACTCCTCAGGTATTAGCGGCAAACGGATGGATGAGCGGCTCGACAAGCAGTACAACCGATATTGATTTGTATTCCATTTCTCTGAATGCAGGAGAAACCGTATATTTGAGTTTGGACAACGACCCCGAGCGCGACAATGTTGAATGGAATATGCAATTGGGTTTAGGCCAGTTCGGTACCCCGCCGTTGTTTTTGGTGGTAAATGATGCCGGACAAACCGGACCAGATGCCGAAGCCATGTTTTTTACCGTAAAAGATGCAGGCACCTATGCCATCTTGGTTAATCTTCCTACAGGAGGCACTACTTTTGGCACCTATCATTTGTCAGTTGCTGTATTTCCGGCAACTCCGGGTTATGTAAACTACCCTGCTTCTGTCGGGTTGCCGCTCGCTATTCCTACAGGTCCCGGATTGGTTACCTCAACGCTAACAATACCTGACAACAAACTCATCAAAGATTTGAAAGTGCGCTTGGACATCACCCATACTTTAATGGCCGACGTTGATGTGGTGCTCCAGTCTCCAAACGGAAATTTGGTCAAACTGTTTGATGATATCGGAGCCGCTACACAGCCTAATTTAAATTTTGCCTTGTCTGACTTCAATGCCATCCCTGCCGGGCTATATACTGTAGTGAGCGGGATGGGATTTATGCCGGAAAATAACAGTTGGCTCGATTATTTTGGGGGAATGAATGTACAGGGCACCTGGACTTTATATGTCTATGATGACCTGGCTTCAAATGGCGGCACCTTAAATGGTTGGTCTTTAGACGTATTGGAAGAACCGGTACCTACGCTGCCCCCTGTTGTTTTCTCGACCGACTTTGAAGCCAACAACGGTGGATTTACTTCATCCGGTGCTGCAAATGAATGGGAATGGGGTACACCTGCTTTTGCCCCGATAACCACTGCCAATAGCGGGGTCAATTGTTGGAAAACAGACTTAGATAATACGTATAATGTAAGTGCAAATGCGCTATTGGAATCTCCTGATATTGACTTGACCAATAATGCAGCACCAATCTATGTTTCGTGGGCAATGAAGCATCAGATAGAAACGGCCACTTTCGACTATGCTGTGATTACTATTGAAGAAGTAGGCGGCACTTTAATGACTCAAACCTTATATCAATGGTATGGTGCTACTCAAACTTCTTCAGTTGGAAATCCGGCAACTGCTTTAGCACTATCTTCAGGATGGGGCACATTCTATGTGGATATCAGTGCTTTTGCCGGTAAGGTCATCCGGTTCAAGGTCAGATTAGTTTCAGATACGACACTTAATTTTACGGGTATCGCTGTGGATGATGTAGCGGTTTACGCTACTCCGGCAATTACCCCCTGCTCGCAAACCCCTGTAACGGCTTCTTTTACTAACAACACTCCCGTACCCATTCCAACGGTTATTGCACAGGTTTCCTCTACCATCACTGTTGCCGGTGCTCCAAGCGTGTTGACCGATTTGAACCTGACCACATTTATTACCCACACTTTTTGCGGCGATATTGATATGACTCTTACCTCACCCAATGGTACTATTGTGACTATTACTACCGATAATGGAGGAGGGAATGACAATGTATTTAATGGCACCATTTGGGACGATGATGCCGACCCTGGCAATACAGCCCCATTTGCTACGGCAACCAATGCCGCGTTCAACTGGGTAGTTGACAATACCTATACCAATTTGGTTCCTGAACCAACACTCGTTCCCGAAGAAGCAATGGCTGCCTTTATTGGGCAAGACCCCAATGGGGTATGGACTTTGACGTTGAACGATGATGCAGGCGCAGACGGAGGAAGCATCAACTCATGGACATTGGACATTACCGGGGTAGCGCTTCCCTATTTTCAAGACCTCAACAACTTTACCAACAATACGCCCCAGGCAATCCCCACCGGGCCGGGTGTGATTACCTCCACCATTAATGTTGCAGGTGTTGGAACGAGTTTGACCGATATCAATATGACCACTTTTCTTACCCATACAAGCTGCGCCGACCTGGACATTACGCTTACTTCACCCGCCGGTACTGTCATGACTCTTACCTCTGACAACGGAGGAACCTTAGATAACGTATTTAACGGCACAGTTTGGGACGACAGTGCCGACCCGGGCGGGCTTTCTTCATTGGCCACTCCCAACACGAGCAGTAATATCGTTACCGATAGAACTTATACCAACTTAGTTACCGCCCCCACCCTTGTTCCCGAAGAAGCTTTCGGAGCGTTTTATGGGGAAGACCCGAATGGGATATGGACACTCACCGTGAGCGATGACCTTGCCGCTAACGGAGGCAGCCTCGACTCATGGACTTTGCACCTCTATACCTGCTCAAACACCCCCACCTGTTTACCGCCAACGGGATTGGTTGCTTCTTTAGTAACCCCCACTTCAGCAACTATCGGGTGGAACTGTGTCGGTTGTGTCGGTACGTTTATATTGGAATATGGCCCCACAGGGTTTACACCCGGAACCGGATTAACTGCCGGCGTTGGTGGTACGGTCATAAACCCCGCCACCTCACCCCAACTGATTACCGGATTAACTGCTTCCACTGCCTATCAGGTATATGTCAGACAAAACTGTAGTGGTACAATTACTGCCAACTCTGCACCCACATCTTTCACCACTTTAATGGTCAATGATTTATGTGTAGATGCCATCCCCATTACTTGCGGAACACCTGTCAGCGCCACTACCGTCGGTGCTACTATTGATGCCGTTGGTACATGTACAACAACACTCGGCACTGCCCCGGGTATCTGGTACTCACTACCCGGATTTAACGGAGATGTAGTACTAAGCCTTTGTGGAAGCGGATATGATACTAAAATAGGGGTATTTACCGGTACTTGCGGAGCACTCACCTGTGTTGTTGGAAACGACGATTTTTGCGGTCTTCAATCACAAGTATCTTTTACTGCATCGGCCGGCAACACCTATTATATATTGATTACAGGGTTTAGTACTGCAACAGGTACTTTTACCCTGAACTCTACCTGTACAACCTGCTCTACACCTACAGGTGTAACCGTATCCCCGGTAACCGCAACTACTGCTCAGGTCAATTGGACTTGTGTAGGCTGCACCGGAACATTTATAGTAGAATACGGGCCTGCTGCAAGCTTTACCACTCCAGGCACCGGCGCAGCAGCAGGTGTAGGCGGTACCGTAGTCGTTTCTGCCGGCTCTCCTGCCCTGCTTGTAGGGCTAACTGCCGGAACGCAATACCGCGTTTTTGTCCGTCAAGATTGTAGCGGAAGTTTCAGCAACAATACTACCGGCGTACTCTTTAGTACTCCGCCTGCCAACGACAATGTATGTTCTGCTATACCTTTAGTGTTGGGAGTGAACCCACCCTATACCAATGTGGGAGCGACCACCGAACTTGGCGAGCCTGTTCCGCCAAGCATCGCCTGTAATGTGCAAAACGGTTGGTGCGCCGGTCAAACAGTCAGTCACTCCGTTTGGTTTACCTTGGTCGGACCTCCATCCGGTAAAGTTACCATATCCTCAACCGGCTACGACAATCAGTTAGCGCTCTATGCTGCCGCGTCTTGTGCGGCGGTTACTTCGGGAGGTACTACCCTGTTGGCGGCAAACGACGACTTTAATGGTTTGGCTGCTTCACTCAACAATGTTTGCGTAACCCCCGGAGTTACCTATTATGTGCAAATGGACGGTTGGAACACTTCTACCGGAACGGCAACAATAACCGTTACCGAAATCCCCAATACTCCCCCAAGTATAGCCGGCTGCCCTTCAAACATTGTAACTTGTGCCAACACGGCAACCTGGACTCCGCCTACTGCTTCTGATCCGGATGGTTGTGGCACACCCACTCTGACTTCTACCCACACCCCCGGTTCGGTATTCCCCAACGGCATTACCACCGTTACTTATACTGCTACCGACCATGCCGGTGCAACCACCACCTGCACCTTTACCGTAAATGTTGCTAAAATAACCGTTACCTTCAACGTTACCAACGTGAGTTGTTTTGGCGGAAACAATGGTTCGGCAACAGCCTTGCCGGTTGGCGGAACAGGTCATACCTACATCTGGAGCAACGGCACAACCGGTGCAACCGCATCGGGATTGACAGCAGGTGCATATTTCGTAACAATTACCAACGTTCAGGGTTGCTCTTTGGTGTCGCTTGTCAACATCACACAACCTCCGGCACTTAACTGCAATGCTACTTCTACCAACGTTGCATGCAATGGCGAGGCAACCGGCACTGCGAGTGCTACCGCTTCGGGCGGGGTAGCTCCTTACGCGTATAACTGGAGTAACGGAGCGACAAGCGCTAACATCACCGGATTGGTTGCAGGCACCTATACAGTAAGTGTTACCGATGCCAACGGGTGCCTCTGTACAAAAACCGTTACAATAACCGAGCCTCCTGCTTTACAGGTTGTTTCAGAAGAAATTATAGTTGACGGTTCGGGCGGTACGTTCTACAGTGTTTACCAAATTATTGTGGCCGGCGGAAATCTGCCTTATGATTTGAGCTTTACAGTTACCGGAGGATTTGCCAGCTATACTATTATCTATAGTTTGGTGGACACCGACAATAACGGCTCAGCCGATTCACCCGGTGCAACCATTGATGTGACATATCAGGCAACTGCGGTATGGACGCTAACCTTAGACGACGCTTTGGGTTGCGGCGAAACGCTTGTGTTTACCAACGCCCCCGGAAGCCCCATCTTGAGTATCACCTCAGCCTTGATTACCGCCGACAATGGTACGAGCAACGGCGCAATTGCTTTGACGGTAGTAGGTGGTACTCCTGCATGCCCGGGCTATAGCTATACATGGTCGGGGCCTGCAAACTGGTTGGGAGTTCCACCAAATAGTCCTAACCTAAGCGGGTTGCCCTCCGGTTGGTATATCGTATTGGTAACCGACTGCAGCGGAGAGGAAACCTATGGCTGGTTCTGGGTGCCGAAAGAATCCCGCGGACGCGGCAAACTGGCAGATGGTGAAGCCATTACCGCATATCCCAACCCTGTGAACGAATTCACTACCATTGAGTTTAGCATGATGCAAACTGCCAATGCTAAAGTAGCAGTCCACAGTGTTGACGGCAAACAAGTGGCGCAATTGTTTAACGGCGTTGCAGAAGCCGGCGAACTTTATACTTTATCCTTAGATGCAAAACATCTGCCTAACGGGTTGTATATGGTTACCCTAACCGGCGATAACGGAGTGGTTCAGCAACTCAAACTGTCAGTTTTGCATTAA